TAGCCAGCGGCTTTTTGCTCTGAGAAAAACTCCGGAAGCTCAGTGGGGTGGGAGTGGGGACGTCTCTCAATCCACTGCACCCTCCCTGCATCCGGACCTGAACTTCTCCAGGTAGTCCAAGCCTGCCTGTCCAAAGCCCATTTCCGCCCCCTTTTGAAGCCAGAAAAACCCAGGCAGTTGCCCGAGACCCCGAAGGACGAGACGCGCTTACTTCAGCGCAGATTGTGTCCCACGTGTTAGTGTGGATTCTTACGCGCTAAAGTTAACCCTGGAATTTAACAGTGAGCTTTGTGCAAGATCCATGCTAAGACCGCAGGTTGCAACCCAGGCCAAGATCAGCGCaggtgcatgcaaaaaaaaaaaaaaatccccacgtCGCTATTCCCCCAGCCATGCAGGGAAGTGCGTTAAAGGTTGTGTCCCACGTGTTAGTGTGGATTCTTAAGCACTAAAGTTAACCCTGGAATTTAACAGCGAGCTTTGCGCAAGATCCATGCTAAGACCGCAGGTTGAAACCCAGGCCAAGATCAGCGCaggtgcatgcaaaaaaaaaaaatccccacgtCGCTATTCCCCCAGCCATGCAGGGAAGTGCGTTAAAGGTTGTGACCCACGTGTTAGTGTGGATTCTTAAGCGCTAAGTTAACCCTGGAATTTAACAGCGAGCTTTGTGCAAGATCCATGCTAAGACCGCAGGTTGAAACCCAGGCCAAGATCAGCGCaggtgcatgcaaaaaaaaatcctcaagtcGCTATTCCCCCAGCCATGCAGGGAAATGCGTTAAAGGTCCGGCAgctttcttaatgctggaaactgAACTCACATTTCTGGCAGCTCGTGTTTATTCTGTCGCTGTGCCCGTGTGGTAGTGGAAAACCCTAAATGCTAAAAATCAGCACCAGTTTATCCCGCCTTTTATTTCACTGGGCTTTtagagagtttgtgtgtttgacCAGTAGTGGTGGCATCCTGTACACCTCCCTGTGATTCACTATTTGGCTGCTTAAAAGACTAAGCAGACTAAGACAGTTAATTAAAAGAGACACAGTAATTGCTTAGAAGCGCAGAGGCTCACAATAGTATTTTGGTATGAGAagccccttccccaaagagcttaacAATCTAAATGGGCACCTGAGGCAGCGGGAGATAAAGGCATTTAATATGAGAGGGAGAGCTGTGCCCACGGCGTGCGATAAAGGGAAGGGTTAAAGCAGGAGGGTCCCAGCCTCGGTGctcagagagggagcctggggGGCGAGGGGCTTCAGAAGTTTCCCCGTCCTCTTGGTTTGGGCCAATGCTAGCGGCTTCAGGTGTTGGTGAACATCTCTCCGAAATCTTCAgctgaaaaaacacaaaaacccaGCATGAGCACTGAAATCTGGAAAAAGAAACCTATCGCTATAAGTTAGTGGTAAATAAAACTACCAGGATGGGCCTATGCTGGCTGTGAGGTCACTAATGACATCACACACACATTGTTCTCTGATAGGCCCGTGCTGGGTGTGAGGTCACTAATGACATCACACACACTCTGATAGGCCCATGGTGGGTGTGAGGTCACTAATGACATCACACACACATTGATCTCTGATAGGCCCATGGTGGGTGAGGTCACTAATGACATCACACATATAGGCACCTCCACTCCTGCCACTCAACGTTTTAGTCACTCGAAGGATTGCCAACTGGTACCATTCTTTTGGaaaaggctgatccagtcctggttttatcccactgcatgcagggagatgtagtccCTGTTTTTCTTAGGGACCACAGTAGGGAAATAAGAACTACAAATCGAAATCTATGCATGCAGTGGGACAAAGCCAGCACTGGATCAGCCTGCCCTGGGAAAAAAATGGAGCCGGCTGGCAAACCTAATGGAAGGCAGAGTCCAGGACGTGCTCTTTACTATAACCCGACACCTGCAGGCCGCAGGGCCGTCATTCTCTAGTGATGTCATCGCGTGGTGTGATGACATCACCTAGAGGCAGAGCACACCCTGAGCTTCCTGGGGGCTTCCATGTTGACGATCCCGCCTGGGAGATGTTTTCCCACCGCTGCTAGAATGCAGGTATCACAAGGCAGAATAATTTTTAGACAGGGCCGAGAGCCCCCCAGCCCCCACCACAAGTCTCGCCTCTTCTtacttctcctcctcttcagccAGCTGACCAGCCCCAGCGTCAAGGCAGAAACGAGAGTCACGACAGCAAGGGCTATGCCGATAATGCCCCCGACGGGCAGACCCTGGTGCGCTGTGCCCGTGCCTTTCCCCGGCTCCAGCTTTCTCTCTGCAACAAGACACAGAAGGCGGGGAAGCCGCCATGAGACGCGAGTCCTCCCTCCCCCTATTGTTAGGGTAAGGGTGGGCGCCGGTTCTGTGAGGTGTCGGGTCAGCACCAGTACCAGATCTGCCTCCCGCCTCAGTGACCCAGGCCCACAGCAGCTGAGAGGACAGGAGAGAGGGCAGATGCACCTTGCGAGGTGGATCCTGGTACTGGGGGTGCAGAAGGGGCGGGGCCACTCGGGGCCTGATTGGCTCAGGGCCCTACAACTCCTAGAGTCAGCCCTGCTCAAGGACCCAGCGTACCCATGCAGCTGGCACCTGTGATGGTAATAGCAAGTCGTGATCCTGTCTCATTACTGGGGTTCAcaggctcctggggggggggggtgagaggggtgAAATCTAGAAGCAAAGTCTGCCAGGAATCCCACTGCATGACTGGGAGTGGAGAGCACAGGGACTCTGAATCAGGGCTGGGAGTGGAGAGCACAGGGACTCcgtgccagggctgggagtggAGAGCACAGGGACTCTTAATCAGGGCTGGGAGTGGAGAGCACAGGGACTCTGAATCAGGGCTGGGAGTGGAGCGCACAGGGACTCTGAATCAGGACTGGGAGTGGAGAGCAAAGGGACTCTGAATCAGGACTGGGAGTGGAGAGCAAAGGGACTCTGAATCAGGGCTGGGAGTGGAGCGCATAGGGACTCcgtgccagggctgggagtggAGAGCACAGGGACTCcgtgccagggctgggagtggAGAGCAAAGGGACTCTGAATCAGGGCTGGGAGTGGAGAGCACAGGGACTCTGAATCAGGGCTGGGAGTGGAGCGCACAGGGACTCTGAATCAGGGCTGGGAGTGGAGAGCACAGGGACTCTGAATCAGGGCTGGGAGTGGAGAGCAAAGAGACTCTGAATCAGGGCTGGGAGTGGAGCACACAGGGACTCcgtgccagggctgggagtggAGAGCACAGGGACTCTGAATCAGGGCTGGGAGTGGAGAGCATAGGGACTCTTAATCAGGGCTGGGAGTGGAGAGCACAGGGACTCTGAATCAGGGCTGGGAGTGGAGCGCATAGGGACTCcgtgccagggctgggagtggAGAGCACAGGGACTCTGAATCAGGGCTGGGAGTGGAGAGCATAGGGACTCcgtgccagggctgggagtggAGAGCACAAGGGACTCTGTCCCAGAGCTGGGAGTGGAGAGCAGAGGGACTCTGAATCAGGGCTGGGAGTGGAGAGCATAGGGACTCcgtgccagggctgggagtggAGAGCACAAGGGACTCTGTCCCAGGGCTGGGAGTGGAGAGCAGAGGGACTCTGAATCAGGGCTGGGAGTGGAGAGCATAGGGACTCcgtgccagggctgggagtggAGAGCACAAGGGACTCTGTCCCAGGGCTGGGAGTGGAGAGCAGAGGGACTCTGAATCAGGGCTGGGAGTGGAGAGCATAGGGACTCcgtgccagggctgggagtggAGAGCACAAGGGACTCTGTCCCAGGGCTGGGAGTGAATCAGGGCTGGGAGTGGAGATCACAAGGAGTCCGTGCCacattgtttgggggggggggggggggtagtgcaGGTGCCTTGTTTTGAGCTTGACTCCTTGGCTGTGTATATTGAGGGACAGAGCTTACTGCGGAAGGGGAAACATTAAGGACTTGCCTTATGTCCCAGCTCCATCTTTCCCtggtcagccccccccccccccctccctcctcccctcctccaccaacCCCCTCCCCCGGACGTTGCCATTTCAGACCCCATgacagtaacacagtaaatgttaGACGATAAGAGCCAAAGTCTGCccaggtgaccccccccccccccagcctacccTGCTGTAGCTAAGGATCTCTCCCAGCTGCTTACCCTGCCAGCTGGACCACCTGCAAGAGATTGCAGCTTGATTTTGCCCGTAACTGGGGAGCGCAGCCACGTCAGCCTGCTGCTCGCGCTAGGAGAGACCTGtcgtcctgcccctccccccccccccccccccccacctcacccaggGTTGGATTGAACTACAGTGTAGGCCCTCAATCAAATATTAAAGAGTTAATAAATTGCGTGTTTTACGTTTTTCAATAATGCTATTGGGCCCCTTTAAACTTGATGTAAGTTTAGGAATGCCTTGACCTGGCCCGGGTCAGGGCCTTGACCTGGCCCTGACCCCCATCCGTACTTTTCCTTGCACTTGATACCATTCCAAGGTCCCTTTGCTCGGCCTTCCTTATCCGCACcccctgtcccactgctgcttgaCCCTACCTCCTCTCCCTGGGGGCTCCGAGCAGCCGTGGAGCCGCCCCGGGCCGGATGGTTTCCTTGTCTCCCCTTCTGGTTCTCTGCTGCTCCGACTGCGCATTAAACTCTCCGTAACTGAAGCAAACGCACCCAGGGGCCGCTCCCCCACCACCCCGTTTCTTTTATCTAACACTACCCTCCCTGTCTGTCCTTGCTTCTGTCCTGTCACGATTTCGGTTCCCGCCAGCTCCGCTGGGGGCCGCCGCGGGCGTCCACCGCCCTCTCAGTAAAGGATTTCCTCCTGTGTCCTCCCTCCACGCCTCTGTGCGGGGGGCTCCCCTGAACCGCTTCCATCCCATCCCCGCCCGCCATGGCgatggccctcccccccccccccccccccccccccccgttttctgCTCCCCTTCGTACGAAACCTTTCAAGCCCACTCTGCCCGGCTTCCCGGGCCCCCCTCACCCCAGGGCAAGATGGCGTCCTCCTTCAGGCTGCTGTGCCGCACCAGGCAGGAGTAATCGTCTCGGCTCTCGGGCTCCAGGCGCAAGGTCAGGACGGCCTTGTACGTCCCATCGGGGTTGGGCAGGATGTCCTGCGGCACCAGCTGGGCCTGCGTCCCCGCTCCGTTCCTCAGCCACCTCATCTGGACGTGGCGGGGGTGGAACCCGTGGGCGCAGCAGTAGAGGAGGGTGGCGGAGTCGTTGGAGAGCCTTTCCGTGACCATCAGGCCGGGTTTGACTGCACGCAAAGGAGAAGACGCGATGAGGCGGAGATGTCTCCTGTGACTGCTCCTTACCTCGGCATTTctcactcggggggggggggggggggggggggcggggagagcgAGCCCAAGCCAAAGGCATTCATTACATAGACAACAGCTggatacctcccccccccccccggccaggaACAGCCTAAGGAGTATGAAtcgtactggggggggggggggcagtgaggaGGGATAATTATGGTCATCACGTGCCCCGCCGctctccttaccttttcgctgcaGGGTCTTGTTGGCAAATGAAATTAGGTATTCGGCAACGTCGCACAGCCAGTGCAGGTACTCAAGGTACTGCTCGGTTCTGCTCGAGTTGACGTTGTTGGCCCGCGCCGCTCCCTCGGCCTCTGGCATTTTTGCCGTCCACTCCCTGGTGTCCGAGTCAAGGTACAGGAAGTCCTTCATGTCAAAGGCAGACTTGAAGATCCCCAGCGTGGTGTTCTGCTCTGTCACCTCGCAGCCCTCCATCACCTGGTAGGTGTGGACACCTGGAAACAAGAGATGCGCAGCCAGATGTGCTCAGCGCGGATCCCCCAGTTACAAGTGCCCGAGCGCAGATACGGCCAGATGTGCCCAGCACGCATCGCACGATGACAAGCACCTGGAAACAGAGCTATACTTCCAGATGTGCTCAGCACGTATCCCCCAGCCACAAACACCTGAACACAGTGATAGGCAGCCAGATGTGCTCAGCACGTATCCCCCAGTTACAAGTGCCTGAGCGCAGATACAGCCAGATGTGCCCAGCACGTATCGCACGATGACAAGCACCTGGAAACAGAGCTATACTTCCAGATGTGCCTAGCACGTATCGCACGATGACAAGCACCTGGAAACAGAGCTATACTTCCAGATGTGCTCAGCGCGTATCCCCCAGTTACAAGTGCCTGAGCACAGATACAGCCAGATGTGCCTAGCACGTATCGCATGATGACAAGCACCTGGAAACAGAGCTATACTGCCAGATGTGCTCAGCGCGTATCCCCCAGTCACAAACGCCTGAGCACAGAGAGATTCTGTAATGAATGCTTTCAGCTGAGAGGGAGCGCGGAGCCAGCGCGGAGCTGCCTCGGGGTGGGGAAGGCAGCCACGGGAGTGGGATATTGACGAAAGAGCCAGGGAGGTCCGTAAGGGTAAGAAATCAAGGTCTTGGAAGGGGATTTGCCAGAGTTATTTGGAAATGGTTCACTTTAAAAATCCTTATCTTTGGAATGTAACAGGCCGCTGGTTCCTAACAATGAAATATGTTTTAGTTCACTTTGCAGGCTCGGTTTCTCTGACTTATTACCGGGGGTGGGGGACGACATTGGACAGTGGGCAGCCGGAAAGCCCAAATGCTGTCACTGGACCCAGCAAATATGATATGGTTTGGTTTATGGTTCACAGTTTTGTTGGAGAAGATGAAAAGCAGCGATGCGACCGAAACGTTTATCTTTGCACGCCGTGTATTCCTCCACAGAATAAAGTGCCGCCGACAGTAACATAGAATCTCCGTTTTTATATCCGACTGACCGGGGGCCATCCTGGCGCGATTTGCAGGTCGGGAAAAGGCGGGctgttaagttttttttttggaatgatATTAAATTGCAAGCTCATTATTCCTGGCCAAGTCAGTCTGGAGGTCTTCCTGCAGAGGACTCTCATCAGCCTGGGTGGCCGAGCCTGCAACGTCTTCTAACCCCGCAGCTTTCTACCACCTTTACGAGGCCTGGCGCCCTTCCAGCAGCCCTGACCAGGACTCCCCCCGGCGCATTTCCACCAGGATTTCCAACAGGGTCGCGGTGCCCGCTCCGCCGTTTCCTTCTGAGGGGCCCCCGGCGTTTATAAGGCAGGGGCCACTTTAAAGGCGagccgctgggggggggggggggggggaaggagtcgCAAGCACCCGAAAGCTCCTTCCTTCCCCCGCCGGTGGCGCAGCGGCTCAAACCCGTTCCGTGAGATTCGGATCCAGGAGACTTTCCCTGGCCAAGACGGTGGCCAAATCAAGGCACAAAGAGCTGCATTTTTAAAAGGCTCGGATGCCTTTTCAGGCCAATAGAAATGGGAGCCAGCCCTGCCTGGATCAGCTCCGCACGGCCAAGCAGAGTTTTAACCCGCGGAAACCCCGCGGGGGACGTTTCACGTACGTCCCgcgtgtgggggtggggggaacccGCGCACACGAAGATCGATCTGGCTTGTGTCCCGCCTGGAGCCCCGGGGAAGTGCTTAAAACCGTCAGAACGGAAACGAATGAGGGCGGCCGGGTCAGATCCCCGGGGGCGGGCGCTGTTCAGTCTCGGGGCTCGGGCAGGAGGCGACGGATTTCGCTGCCGTCTCTCCTCTTTCGCCCCAGGATGGGTCGCGGGTTTCGCCCTCTCCGATAACCTTTGCATTTTGCACAGGGGGACGTGCATTTCTGGGTTCTCCGGCTTCTTGTTGGGGGGGGGTTCCCGGTTGGTTTCCTCTGCAGCCTTCTCATTCCTAATTTCTTTTGCCGTCCGGTGTCCTGGGTCCGGTTCCGGGTCTGTCCGGGTTCTGCCTGCGTGACCGGGGTGAGTGGGGGTTTCCGCCAGCCTGCGCGTTGCGCCTTTCCGCTTCGCGCCTTCCTCACCTGCCCCTGCTCCTTCCGGTTCTCAtcagggagcccccccccccccccccccgtgcgcggCCGCCCTCGTTAAGCCGTCCTCACAGGGAGGGCGGTAATCGAAGGCGCTTCGGTGGGTGAAGGTCTTTGATTATTGCTCACCCCGCAGGAGCTTCTCCACTATACCTGCGTTGTTATCCGCCTACGGTGGAGGCGTCcctggggaggggagcagagcggGAATCCGGAGCAGTGCACAAGGCACTGCAAGTAACTTCCCTCTGGGCAGTAAGCAAAGCAAACGTACGCGGCCCACTCACCTTTATTTATCCATCACACATCAGGGAGCCATCATGCATGGCCTCTTCCCTTATTCTTTTCTCCCACctggctctcatcagggagccatcacgCAAGGCCTCTTCCCTTATTCTTTTCTCCCACctggctctcatcagggagccatcacgCAAGGCCTCTtcccttattttttttccccccacctgGCTCTCGTCAGGGAGCCATCACGCACGGCCTGTCTCCTTGCCTCTGTTACTCTCCGGGGGCCGGGCGTTCTAGTAAAGGGGAGCAAGGTGCCACCTCCTTACTGCGCCACCCCTGCACTCAGATAAAGTTTGAGCTGGGACTCACCTTGCATCTGGTTCGTTTGACGCATTAGGCCGTTCAGGATGAGCATCGAGCTCTTCTGCAGCTGCCTCAGCACAAGCGTCTCGTGCAGCCAGAAATCGGGGCCCACCGCCTCCTTCATCCACAGGGCGCGGGGCTCCAGCACCTGCGCCTTGCTGTCGAACCAGTCCAGGGCGATGTCGTCCAGGTACGAAACGGCGAAAAACTTGGGGAAGCTGGGCTCTGCGCCCTCGATGGCTGTGGTGAAATACCGCAGAGAACTCCCTGgcacggagagagagagagagacaggaagagacCGACAGGCATCAGCGGGCGTCAAGTCAAATCGTGTAAAaagattgggaaaaaaaaaaaggttttcccgAAGCCGGGAGAGAAAACGGGTGAATATCCACCAGATCTTCTTAaaacgcccccctccccccgtgaaAAATAACAGCTTCACTCACGCCAACGCCTACAGCCTCTTCAgagatttccccctcccctcgGGTGATCCTCTACCCAATTCCCCCATCCCACACCCCCCTCTCCCGAATGACAAAGTTAGGCGTTTACTACACCCAGGAGGTGTTTGTGACTTCACCACTCCCCCCGGCACCCcgctctaccccccccccctgcaaggtTGGACCCCACCAATCACGAGCAGcatgggtgcttgagcacccctaACGCTGAGCAGGCTCCTTCACTGTGTCccggggaaggggtggagttgaGCGCCCCCAAAGCTTTTCGAAAGGTTGGGATCCTGTAACACCCGTGCAGTCTGGGATCTACGCGGCTTGGGACGGAACCCCAGTGTGTGAACCCCGCACCTGGCGTTCTAGAAGCATCCACTGCAtcctccaaaaaaaccccccacttcCTCAGGATCAGCCGAACTAGGAGGCTACCCCTTACaaatcaccatacaaaaaaaaaaagatatttaaattCTGCTGGCGCCTCACtaaaagcaacacaaactccctccgcTACCAGGCACTTGatgaagtaacaaaaaaaaacccccccaaaaaaaccacacTCCGCTCCCATTGTAGGAAACccaccataccataacagcactaaccgccaggactcaaacagcagcaatccTACCTAGGAAAAAGGCCACACGGCGGATATTACAccgggccctagaacaccaacacacctcctgctgggaaaacaaaacatgacggacctggattgctacagatccctaGACATGAAAGTGCGTGCTAGCAGCATCCATCACCTCGGTGACCCATGAGCGTagagccctcccctcccctcccccccacacacacaccccccttctCCTTTAAGATCCCCGTTGGAACTGGACCCTAATCCAGGAGCTGTGAGGGAAGCCGGAGCCAGAGGATGCCCCTGTGTGGTTGCTGCTCAGGAAATCTGTAAATCTGTAGTTGAGGAAACGGAGCCTCGGCGGGATTTGAACTCTGCCTTCGCTGGCTCTCAGCAGCCTCTTGTGCTAACCAAGCAGGCTGCTGCTCCACAGCTCAAACGGAGGTGGGATTTCTATTCGGAGCAGGGATGTAACCGTGAGGCGATGTGTGCGGCGCCAGTTCATAGCAACTGGTGCAGTCGCTCGTTAAACTCTTTTCATTTGGAGCCCCTAATCCTGAGTGTCTCGCCCGAGTTACTGGCGCTTACATGCACCAGATCTGCATCCAGAGATAACCCCCGCAGTAAGGTCTTCCACTCTgtgccccctgccccccaccTTCTTAACACACCCTAGAAAAAGGCTACATGCAGAACgcagagagaccctcaccaaatacagcaaAAGGGACCGAAAGCTGGAAATGGAAACGTGCAGATAAAACCTGTCCTGGAAACCCCCAAGAAGCCGAACTCTGCGTGCATCCCAACGCTGGAGAAATGAAAACGTGTAAGATAATGAGAGATGCCACGCTGAGTCAGACCAGACGTCCATTCAGCCCAGCAGCCCGTCTCCAATAGTGtcaaatttaattgcattatGACCACTAATGCTGAGTGGCCCCCTTGCACTAGGGTTTTTGGGTTCCCCTGAGGATCAGATCTAAAGTAATTCCCCCTCTTGTTGGGTCCAAGACcggctgctccatgaagcaatcatttatggcGTCTTCGAACTCTGGGATCAACATTCAGCTGCAGGCAGTCAGGtgaagttacctggataacttagaCGGCGCAGCTTGCCCTGCTGTATATACCTGGATAAATGAAAGCTAAcgggataactttaggactgtctTGCAGCATGGCCCAACTTGGAAAACACTAAATAACGGCAATAACTGAATAAGTTATCCCCTCCTCAGAATGCacctgatttatccagctaagttttcaTCCCAAAAAACACCTAAGCCAGATAAACTAGCGGCGGTTGCCACAGCAGGAAATTAAAATCCCACAGTTTATCTGTCTAGGTCTGAACTTAGCCGGCCAAACTGCTTTGAATACGGACCTCTTTGTTTCCCTGGCTTGTCCTGATGCGACATTTACCCAATCGATACTggcgtaattgaaatctcccatcattATCGTGTTGCCAAtgttatttgcctttctaatttttgctagcatttcactgtttttcgtcttggccaggtggatggaagTATACACCCGCTactatacacccccccccccccccccaccccgtcacagatagaatttctatccataaggattccacagtgcatttgcttcctgcaggatttttatcctgcttgactctgtgCCATCCTTTACGTAGTGTGCCACCCCCTCCACCAATCTGATCTGCCCTGTCATCATGTCGATATAATTTTCCATTCTCAGCCCCCTACACAGCCCTCCCATTCCCCCTGTTTTTCACTCCTTCCTCAGCCTATTTCCCTCTTTCCTTTCATCCACTCCCTAGACTCCCATTTTTATCTTCTCTACTcatctcctcccctgccccctcatCCCCTCACCAATGCCAGCACTTTTCTCCATTTCCCTTTTTGTTGGAGCTTGTGACTGCTGGATCTAAACTAAGCCCGCAAGGATCCGGATGCTCGGATAACAGGCGGCTTCCTGTACCCTCATGCACCACCGGTGCCTGCAGGAGCAGCctcacctctccttccccccaGGTTCATATCTGCTAGTATAAAGCTCCTCTGTTGGAtttactaatatatatatgatatatatatatctgattttTCTTTCCTACACATGgtgtctcttctctcttcaccTTTCTCGAGCTGGCACAGGGCACTGACATTTTACAGCGAGACTCTCCTCTGTCCCCCTGGTACTCACCAGACAACACTCCCCGAGCACAGAGGCTGCTGAGGAGCAGCAGCGCCTGCGGCGGCAGTGGATGCATCCCGGGGGCAGGTGTCCAGCACCCGGGTGGGGGGGGCGccagctcctgctctctcccgAACCACAGGTTGTGCGGCAGAGAGAAGCAGGGCAGTTCTGGCAGTTCTGCGGCTTGCATTAGGGGAACAAAGGGGCAGTTATCCAGTAAGAACAATAGGTAGAGACTTCCCCAGGCCTGGGCACCGGTTCCAAACTTTTTCACCTGAAATCTTTAAGCCAACAATGCGTCCTATACAAGAGTGGAAAGATAAACAATCTGTTTCCACATACCcgaatcctcccctcccccgcccttgTGAGCAAGGGCGCAGCAGGTACttcatatttttttcagatggaaggagctgggggggggggggaataaaacgTTAAGAGAGGAGGCGAATAATCCGGGGCCGAGTCCCACGCACAGACTTGGAAACCAGCGGCGAAATCCTGAGCCTGAGGCGGTGACCGTGACTTCCGAGCAGGCGTTAGGCGATCGTAACGTTTACGGGGCCGATCCTAAGCGAGCTGCTGCGCTCTCGGTCAGCTGGGGAGgggcaaacacccccccccctcccccccgtgcgCGAAGAGTTGCAATCACCCAGCCGCGTTAGAATCAAGGCTTGGGGAAGAGCAATCGAGTCCTTCCAGGCCAAGAAAAGGACGCGGGGTTAAGCCTCCGTCGGGAGAAAGAAAGATGGCGTCACGACGCTGCTAATATGGGAG
The DNA window shown above is from Rhinatrema bivittatum chromosome 19, aRhiBiv1.1, whole genome shotgun sequence and carries:
- the LOC115080379 gene encoding uncharacterized protein LOC115080379; translated protein: MQAAELPELPCFSLPHNLWFGREQELAPPPPGCWTPAPGMHPLPPQALLLLSSLCARGVLSGSSLRYFTTAIEGAEPSFPKFFAVSYLDDIALDWFDSKAQVLEPRALWMKEAVGPDFWLHETLVLRQLQKSSMLILNGLMRQTNQMQGVHTYQVMEGCEVTEQNTTLGIFKSAFDMKDFLYLDSDTREWTAKMPEAEGAARANNVNSSRTEQYLEYLHWLCDVAEYLISFANKTLQRKVKPGLMVTERLSNDSATLLYCCAHGFHPRHVQMRWLRNGAGTQAQLVPQDILPNPDGTYKAVLTLRLEPESRDDYSCLVRHSSLKEDAILPWERKLEPGKGTGTAHQGLPVGGIIGIALAVVTLVSALTLGLVSWLKRRRTAVGKHLPGGIVNMEAPRKLRSCSRCPELARGGPLRCPLQAGVSDRRGGTPEPGMYPLLLPLLLSSLCARGVLSVGDSMRYLSSAITDTNSSYSYFYAVLLLDDIPLGWYDSLTQVMEPRAAWMKEAVGPGYWVRRTALMWYQEQLSFYMLDGAMNSTNQTEGVHTYQVMQGCNVTEHNTTVGFYRSAFDMENFLHINTTSMNWTAEMPQAEAEVEARNANWTITQQELKNLNMFCDYAKYLASFANQTLQRKEKPRVRVTERRLSNVTMSVYCRAYGFHPGLIRMTWLKDGAETQARLAPEDVLPSPDGTYQAFVYLFIVSETPANYSCLVQHSSLREDAIVPWERAPRTEPSPEPGKGTGTAQQGLSTGGIIGVVVAVVVFVSALTLGLVSWQKRRRTEAFGEMFFNT